The Cynocephalus volans isolate mCynVol1 chromosome 17, mCynVol1.pri, whole genome shotgun sequence genomic interval CTCCCCCGGGCCCCGCGGGCCGCCCGTGCCCCGCTCCCCCGCGCCCTCCAGCTCGGCCGGGTGCCGCCGCAGCGCGCCGCCGCCAGCGTCCCGCAGCCTCCCGCTTCCTCCCCGAGCAGTGCGCGCGCCAACCGGCCCCCCCCCCCGGGAAACGCCCCCGCGGCCGCGCAGAGGTTCCTGGGAGCAGCGCCCTCAGCCGGCGCAAGGCTGGGCGGCCGGGCGCGGGTCCCGCCCACCCCACCCATCCTACCAGGCCCCGCCCCCCAGCGCCAACCCACCCGCCAAGTCCCACCCAGCGCAGCCCAGTCCCACTCGCCCGCCGGaccccgcccggccccgcccccaccGCTACGGAGTCGTCCCGCCCACCCTTCGGGCCGCGCCCCCCCCTCGCACTCGCCCCTCCCGCCCTccggccccctcccccacctcgcACTCGCCCCTCCCGcccttctgcccctcccccaccgccTCGGGCTCGCCCCGCCCACCCCGCCAGGCCCCGCCACGCCACGCCGCACCTGGGGCTGAGTCCTCTGCCCCGCACTGCACCCACGCTGGCTGGCGCCGTGCGGTCCCGCGGCGTGCTTAGCCTCTGGCCTGTTCCTTCCTCTGGGAGCACAGAACCCACGTTTGGGCCGGTGGGGCGGGAAGACGAGCACCCGGCGTGCGACGGGGCACCGGGGGTGTCGGCGGGGTCGGCAAGTAAATTTTCTTTATGATCGTGAACAATCCTATTGCTGGTCGCACAGCAGCCTCGGGACGCTGAGGATACTTTTGCTTGAGTTACCGGGGTCCTACCAGGTGCGCAGCACAGGTGCAGGACATACGTGAACTGTCCTCACATTCCCTGGAACTTGGCTTCTTCCGAGTCAAACGGGGACAGAGCGCACTGTAAGGTTCTCGCAAAGGCTAGACTCTAAGGGTGCCTCCGGCGGAGCGGGCCGGGGGTGCCTAGCAGAGACCAGCCGCGGTGAGGACCTAACCGTCAGCTAACTCCAGAGGTAGACCCTCAAGCCGAGTTCCGTAAAGTCATGAATGACAGTCCAGGTTCCACAGTGTCCCTCCCAGGCGGGCGGGCTCCCCGTTGCTGTGTGTGAGCCCCTGGACCCAGCATCCAGCcttctgcagcctctgcaccctCCAGCTCACCTGCTTTCATcccaccagccctgccacaccAGACACCACACCCTCGCCCTTTTCATGTGCCTTTGCTGCTGCGGTTTGCCCTGCTAGAAATTCCCATCCTGCTGTGCAGCAACTCTTGCTCATTCTTGAAAGCCCCCtctgccaccacctcctccaggaagccctccctccTCAGCCTAGCTGGAAAGGATTGTTCCATCCTTCCCACTGGCTTTGGATCCCTGGGGTGCAAAGCTGCTGTTCTCCCCCACCAAGGGCTGAGCTCCCGAGGCCAGGACTACCACAGTTCTCCTACTGGGTCAGCCTAGGGTCAGTGGCAAAGGGCCTGCTTCCCCAGGGTGCTGGGGTTCGGCCCCCAGCTGGTTCAGTTGTAGAGGAGGACACAGGTGCATGGCACTCAGACTCTGCAGGGGGTGATGCTGAGGCCGCAGGAACAGCTGTTGCGGAGCCTTTTTGGAGGGACCGAGATCTGGGCCTGGCCCAGGGattgggtgggggagggtgggaatTGCATGGAGAGTACCTGGGAGACTAGGTGCAGTCACAGGAGCCACCAGTAGCTGCAGATGAGGCTCCTGCAGAGTGGCAGGCTTGCGGCCCAACCTCCAGGTAGGAGGACAGGCCAATAGGGATGCGGAACCAACAGCCAGGCTGCTACTACCATGTGCCTAAAGcttgggggcaggggctggggcctAACAGGCCAAGGCCAGAGAGTCTGTTGGCTGTGGGCCAGAGATCTCAGGGTGTAGGTGACCCTTCAATTCAGGTAAAGGCCTGGGGGAAGTACAGCCAGGCCCTGATGAGCTGGTCCTCTGGGCCCTCCCTGGTGGCTGGGCAGGCTGGCCCCACCTCAAGATGGCAATGCCTGGACTCTGGTCCCCCCTCCAACCCAATAGTCAGTTCCTCGGTTCAGCAAGCAGCCTGACAGCTGGATCAGTCCCCTGGGTGGCATGGCTGGGTGGAGGTGTCCTACACTGCCCACTAGGCCCTCCTCCCATGCTGTCCCAGTCCAGGGGGGCTCAGGGTCAATCCCAGGCTGCCAGCCCAACCTACCCTAGAGAAGAGAACACCCTTCAGAGGCAGTAGAATGGAAATCCCTTGATAGGGCAAACTGGAAGTGACAGGTCGACCACAGGTCACATCTTCAGGTCAGCCCACCAGGTGaggggcaggcagccaggcaCACCGCAGAGTTTGGAAGAACCAACAGCATCTCTGTATAGCAAGGgggtgggcaggtgggggctCCAGGCTGGGCTCTCCTTATCCACAACTCACAGAAGCATCAGCCGACCAAGAGGGTGAATCAGGATTGCCCAGAGGGTCGGAAGGCCAGACTGGGGGTGCTGAGTTCCAGAGGGAGGCCAGGGTTCCACGAGATAACCGGGCAGGCTGGCTGTGCCGGGCGGGTGCTAGAGCGTGCAGAAGGGGCCTGTGTCGTGGCGCTTGGGCCTGCGCACGCCCTGGATGACCACGCCGGGAGCGGAGGGGAAACGCGAGTTGTAGCAGTCCTCTACGTAGTAGGCGGCCGGGCCAGGGGTCCGGGCTGCAGGGAGagaggtctgggagctccagcCCAGGTGCCTGGACCACTGCCCTCCGCCCTACCGCGATCCCCGCCCTCAGCCCGCCCTGGCCGTCCTCTCTCTCAGGCCCCCTTACAGGAGCTGACCCAGCAGGCGAGTGCAGGCGAGCGGCCCATGGAGAAGGCGGGTGGGCGTGGGCTCTGCAGGCGGCTCCCGGGAAGGATGTTGTAGGAGTTGGGGCTGGGGCGCTTCTCCCCCTGGGGCCGCGGAGGAACCTGGAGCGGGGACTGGACACGGGGGCCTGATCCCCTGGCCCGGGCCAGTGCTGGGCAGGCGTGGCCCCCAGGTGTCTTGGAGGCAGGGGGGTGGCCTCCGAAGCTGAAGGCCGGGAAGGCAGGCCGGCTGTGTGGCTGGTGGTCAGCGGGCGACGGCCACTGTGAGGGAGCAGGAGACCGGGCTGCAGGGCCCacgcctcccccacccccgcgcCCTCCCGCCCTCCCCTGCAGGACCTGCCCCGGGCGAGCCCCCCACCTTTTGTTCTCGGTTAAAGTCTGCTTTCTGCGTGAAGGGGCTTTCGCTCTGGAACCACACGGTCTGCCAGGCTCTGCGGCCACCACCCTCTGCAGTGGGAGCATCAGCGTCGGTTGCGGAGGGAACACTAGGAGGAGGGGCCTCGGGCTCCATCCCCAGGGTGGGGGACAGGCCAGGTGGGGTGCGGGGCTTGAGGGACGGGACACGCACCTCGGCCAGAGTGCTTGCGGCCCATGCTGtactgggggtgtggggaggatTCTCGCACAGACGGACTCAGCACCTGGTACTTGGTGGGGCTGGGGACATCCAGGTCGGTCATGATGGGGGGTCGCTGCTCCAACACTGGCCGCA includes:
- the STPG3 gene encoding protein STPG3 isoform X2, which produces MMNFDQKAVKFLANFYINGGKHWTRGPLSQKSLEPTQTKAAVLLSGAAWDEMWPSGRQELPAGLRRRMGTPWESLPTCTRTLRELLLEQRPPIMTDLDVPSPTKYQVLSPSVRESSPHPQYSMGRKHSGREGGGRRAWQTVWFQSESPFTQKADFNREQKSPLQVPPRPQGEKRPSPNSYNILPGSRLQSPRPPAFSMGRSPALACWVSSSRTPGPAAYYVEDCYNSRFPSAPGVVIQGVRRPKRHDTGPFCTL
- the STPG3 gene encoding protein STPG3 isoform X1 → MMNFDQKAVKFLANFYINGGKHWTRGPLSQKSLEPTQTKAAVLLSGAAWDEMWPSGRQELPAGLRRRMGTPWESLPTCTRTLRELLLEQRPPIMTDLDVPSPTKYQVLSPSVRESSPHPQYSMGRKHSGREGGGRRAWQTVWFQSESPFTQKADFNREQKWPSPADHQPHSRPAFPAFSFGGHPPASKTPGGHACPALARARGSGPRVQSPLQVPPRPQGEKRPSPNSYNILPGSRLQSPRPPAFSMGRSPALACWVSSSRTPGPAAYYVEDCYNSRFPSAPGVVIQGVRRPKRHDTGPFCTL